One stretch of Armigeres subalbatus isolate Guangzhou_Male chromosome 2, GZ_Asu_2, whole genome shotgun sequence DNA includes these proteins:
- the LOC134217668 gene encoding uncharacterized protein LOC134217668, translating into MCIDRFAVQVRANIMMKNKNTNERIAWSLMISVYFLSYLVVSSNCQVDRPQVTSANTSTLVVNEDLSHLKDDNASDKMSLEDFDQYLGSYLDDEREFALALDFDGTLAELTSHPNLSAMSPEMKQTLENIANSGRVFVTIISGRDVDGVKEKVGIKNIVYSGNHGLEVLYPDGTRHNQGISKELADNFVKMIEQLTKELAHDGAWVENKKVSLTFHLRQVDPKLIPGMQARATQIIESYGYRANVAHAAIEGKPPIHWNKGLAAELILKSSFDPNWETRKVVFAGDDTTDEDVMLAIKGFGRSFRVSKDVNVKTHADYRIPSVKSVYYMLKWIEQKVSV; encoded by the exons ATGTGTATAGATAGATTTGCAGTTCAAGTGCGAGCAAACATCatgatgaaaaacaaaaacacaaatgaAAGAATCGCATGGTCGTTAATGATTAGTGTTTACTTCCTAAGCTATCTGGTTGTGTCGTCTAATTGCCAAGTCGACCGACCGCAAGTTACGAGCGCCAATACGTCAACACTAGTCGTCAATGAGGATCTAAGTCACTTGAAAGACGACAACGCTAGTGATAAGATGTCGCTTGAGGATTTCGATCAGTATCTTGGAAG CTACCTTGACGATGAGAGGGAATTTGCACTGGCTTTGGATTTTGATGGCACCTTGGCGGAGCTTACATCTCATCCGAACCTCAGTGCCATGTCACCGGAGATGAAGCAAACACTGGAGAATATTGCTAACAGTGGGCGAGTGTTTGTAACGATTATCTCCGGTCGAGATGTGGACGGCGTGAAGGAAAAAGTAGGAATCAAAAATATTGTCTACTCGGGTAACCATGGACTGGAAGTGCTGTATCCGGACGGAACTAGACACaatcaaggaatttccaaggaacttGCTGATAACTTTGTCAAAATGATTGAACAACTCACCAAAGAG CTAGCCCATGACGGTGCTTGGGTGGAGAACAAAAAGGTATCGCTAACATTCCACCTGCGACAAGTGGACCCCAAGCTCATTCCAGGAATGCAAGCAAGAGCAACGCAGATAATCGAATCGTATGGATATCGAGCGAATGTAGCACATGCCGCCATCGAGGGCAAACCGCCCATTCACTGGAACAAGGGTCTAGCAGCGGAGTTGATTTTGAAGTCAAGCTTCGATCCGAATTGGGAGACCAGAAAGGTGGTCTTTGCTGGGGACGATACCACCGATGAGGACGTGATGCTGGCCATTAAGGGATTCGGTCGGTCGTTCCGAGTGAGCAAGGATGTGAATGTGAAAACCCATGCTGACTATAGGATTCCGTCGGTAAAATCTGTTTATTACATGTTGAAGTGGATCGAACAGAAGGTGTCGGTATAA